From the genome of Nicotiana sylvestris chromosome 2, ASM39365v2, whole genome shotgun sequence, one region includes:
- the LOC104245226 gene encoding uncharacterized protein isoform X1, translating to MVFDSYYPSKKSDDICEDVCGEQSSPGVINMSRLRCMLRGLDLKAIIFLIVFVPTCIVGIYLHGQKITYFLRPLWQSPPKPFIEVTHYYHENVSMENLCKQHGWGIREYPRRVYDAVLFSNEVDMLTIRWKELYPYITQFVLLESNSTFTGLPKPYTFAINRDQFKFVEPRLTYGTIGGRFKKGENPFVEEAYQRVALDQLLRIAGIEDDDLLIMSDVDEIPSRHTIDLLRWCDDIPPILHLHLRNYLYSFEFQIQHRSWRASVHRYQKGKTRYVHYRQTDYLLADSGWHCSFCFRQISDFIFKMKAYSHTDRIRFLHYLNPKRIQDIICQGADLYDMLPEEYTFKDIIGNMGPVPHSYSAVNLPAHLLENPEKYKYLLPGNCKRESG from the exons ATGGTGTTTGATAGTTATTATCCTTCAAAAAAAAGTGACGATATTTGTGAAGACGTTTGTGGCGAG CAGTCTTCCCCTGGAGTAATAAACATGTCAAGACTACGGTGTATGCTTCGAGGATTGGATTTAAAGGCTATTATCTTTTTGATTGTTTTTGTGCCAACATGCATTGTTGGTATATACTTGCATGGACAGAAGATTACCTACTTCCTTCGCCCGTTATGGCAATCTCCTCCCAAGCCCTTTATTGAAGTTACTCACTATTATCACGAGAATGTCTCGATGGAGAATCTTTGCAAGCAACACGGGTGGGGAATCCGTGAATATCCTAGGCGTGTTTATGATGCAGTTTTGTTTAGTAATGAAGTGGACATGCTTACTATCAGATGGAAGGAATTGTATCCTTACATCACGCAGTTTGTTCTTCTCGAGTCCAACTCCACGTTTACTGGTTTGCCCAAGCCCTATACTTTTGCTATTAACCGAGACCAATTTAAGTTTGTTGAACCTCGATTGACTTATGGAACCATTGGAGGAAGATTCAAAAAAGGTGAAAATCCGTTTGTTGAAGAGGCATATCAGAGAGTAGCACTCGACCAGCTTTTGAGAATAGCTGGCATCGAGGACGATGATTTGTTGATAATGTCTGATGTTGATGAAATTCCTAGTAGGCATACCATCGATCTTTTGAGGTGGTGTGACGACATTCCTCCAATTCTTCACCTTCATTTGAGGAATTATTTGTACTCGTTCGAATTTCAAATTCAGCACAGAAGTTGGAGAGCTTCAGTCCACAGGTATCAGAAAGGCAAGACTAGATACGTACACTATCGTCAAACTGATTACCTTTTGGCAGATTCAGGTTGGCATTGTAGCTTTTGTTTCCGTCAGATATCTGACTTCATATTCAAGATGAAAGCTTACAGCCACACTGATAGAATAAGGTTTCTGCATTATTTGAACCCTAAAAGAATACAAGATATCATTTGTCAAGGGGCTGATTTATACGACATGCTTCCCGAGGAGTACACATTCAAGGATATCATTGGTAACATGGGACCCGTCCCTCATTCTTACTCAGCCGTGAATCTTCCTGCTCATCTGCTGGAAAATCCCGAGAAGTACAAGTATCTCTTGCCTGGGAACTGCAAAAGAGAAAGTGGCTAA
- the LOC104245226 gene encoding uncharacterized protein isoform X2, translating to MVFDSYYPSKKSDDICEDVCGESSPGVINMSRLRCMLRGLDLKAIIFLIVFVPTCIVGIYLHGQKITYFLRPLWQSPPKPFIEVTHYYHENVSMENLCKQHGWGIREYPRRVYDAVLFSNEVDMLTIRWKELYPYITQFVLLESNSTFTGLPKPYTFAINRDQFKFVEPRLTYGTIGGRFKKGENPFVEEAYQRVALDQLLRIAGIEDDDLLIMSDVDEIPSRHTIDLLRWCDDIPPILHLHLRNYLYSFEFQIQHRSWRASVHRYQKGKTRYVHYRQTDYLLADSGWHCSFCFRQISDFIFKMKAYSHTDRIRFLHYLNPKRIQDIICQGADLYDMLPEEYTFKDIIGNMGPVPHSYSAVNLPAHLLENPEKYKYLLPGNCKRESG from the exons ATGGTGTTTGATAGTTATTATCCTTCAAAAAAAAGTGACGATATTTGTGAAGACGTTTGTGGCGAG TCTTCCCCTGGAGTAATAAACATGTCAAGACTACGGTGTATGCTTCGAGGATTGGATTTAAAGGCTATTATCTTTTTGATTGTTTTTGTGCCAACATGCATTGTTGGTATATACTTGCATGGACAGAAGATTACCTACTTCCTTCGCCCGTTATGGCAATCTCCTCCCAAGCCCTTTATTGAAGTTACTCACTATTATCACGAGAATGTCTCGATGGAGAATCTTTGCAAGCAACACGGGTGGGGAATCCGTGAATATCCTAGGCGTGTTTATGATGCAGTTTTGTTTAGTAATGAAGTGGACATGCTTACTATCAGATGGAAGGAATTGTATCCTTACATCACGCAGTTTGTTCTTCTCGAGTCCAACTCCACGTTTACTGGTTTGCCCAAGCCCTATACTTTTGCTATTAACCGAGACCAATTTAAGTTTGTTGAACCTCGATTGACTTATGGAACCATTGGAGGAAGATTCAAAAAAGGTGAAAATCCGTTTGTTGAAGAGGCATATCAGAGAGTAGCACTCGACCAGCTTTTGAGAATAGCTGGCATCGAGGACGATGATTTGTTGATAATGTCTGATGTTGATGAAATTCCTAGTAGGCATACCATCGATCTTTTGAGGTGGTGTGACGACATTCCTCCAATTCTTCACCTTCATTTGAGGAATTATTTGTACTCGTTCGAATTTCAAATTCAGCACAGAAGTTGGAGAGCTTCAGTCCACAGGTATCAGAAAGGCAAGACTAGATACGTACACTATCGTCAAACTGATTACCTTTTGGCAGATTCAGGTTGGCATTGTAGCTTTTGTTTCCGTCAGATATCTGACTTCATATTCAAGATGAAAGCTTACAGCCACACTGATAGAATAAGGTTTCTGCATTATTTGAACCCTAAAAGAATACAAGATATCATTTGTCAAGGGGCTGATTTATACGACATGCTTCCCGAGGAGTACACATTCAAGGATATCATTGGTAACATGGGACCCGTCCCTCATTCTTACTCAGCCGTGAATCTTCCTGCTCATCTGCTGGAAAATCCCGAGAAGTACAAGTATCTCTTGCCTGGGAACTGCAAAAGAGAAAGTGGCTAA
- the LOC104245227 gene encoding SUPPRESSOR OF GAMMA RESPONSE 1-like, with protein sequence MGRSWLIDGRGLARKIKNASAPAAHQIKDCGAKRQCPNCHYCIDNNDVSQDWPGLPVGVKFDPSDVELLEYLEEKCGVGNSKQHKFIDEFIPTLDIYEGICYTHPENLPGAKKDGSSVHFFYRITNAYSTGKRKRRKISDENNLIKEHVRWHKTGKTKVVMDNGLQKGCKKVMVLYQNTKKGLKQEKTHWVMHQYHLGTDEDEKEGEYVVSKIFYQQQKQSVKPNDSRVNEEASAGANHTGPTTPKTVTPNPPRAGETPSCDDFIDDSLPFSPDQEVEVAKEPGQSSDATVKSEMEYPTCLAGESQGADANDVDNSLLCDELLASYLDSFEHNLGSSTEYTHNTSHLPQGNGNTTCGISELDNLELDTPPDFQLADLPFGSQESIFSWLDRQ encoded by the exons ATGGGAAG ATCTTGGCTTATTGATGGCAGAGGACTAGcaagaaaaattaaaaatgccAGTGCTCCTGCTGCACATCAAATAAAAGATTGTGGCGCAAAGCGGCAATGCCCAAACTGCCATTACTGTATTGATAACAACGAT GTTTCTCAGGATTGGCCTGGTCTACCTGTTGGTGTGAAATTTGATCCATCTGATGTAGAGCTCTTGGAGTATTTGGAAGAAAAGTGCGGGGTGGGAAATTCCAAGCAACACAAATTCATTGATGAGTTCATTCCGACTCTTGACATTTACGAAGGGATTTGCTATACCCATCCTGAAAATCTTCCTG GTGCCAAAAAGGACGGAAGTAGCGTTCACTTCTTTTATCGCATTACCAATGCGTATTCAACTGGTAAACGTAAGCGTAGAAAGATTAGTgatgaaaataatttgatcaaAGAACATGTCCGTTGGCACAAGACTGGAAAGACCAAGGTTGTGATGGATAATGGACTCCAAAAGGGGTGCAAGAAGGTAATGGTTCTCTATCAAAACACTAAGAAGGGGTTGAAGCAGGAAAAGACTCATTGGGTAATGCATCAGTACCATCTGGGCACTGATGAAGACGAAAAAGAAGGTGAATATGTTGTTTCGAAAATCTTTTACCAACAGCAGAAGCAATCCGTCAAGCCCAATGACTCTCGTGTCAATGAAGAAGCCAGTGCGGGAGCAAATCACACTGGCCCTACAACTCCAAAAACGGTTACTCCTAATCCCCCTCGAGCTGGAGAAACCCCCTCCTGTGATGATTTTATCGATGACTCTTTACCCTTCTCACCTGATCAG GAAGTGGAAGTTGCCAAAGAACCAGGGCAGTCTTCTGATGCTACAGTTAAGAGTGAAATGGAGTACCCCACATGTTTGGCTGGAGAATCACAAGGAGCTGATGCAAATGATGTTGATAATTCTCTGTTGTGTGATGAACTTCTTGCTTCTTATCTTGATAGTTTTGAACATAATCTTGGCTCTTCTACTGAATACACTCATAACACTAGCCATTTACCACAAGGAAATGGTAACACAACCTGTGGAATTTCGGAGCTGGATAATTTAGAATTAGATACTCCTCCAGATTTCCAACTTGCA GATTTACCGTTCGGTTCTCAAGAGAGTATCTTTAGCTGGTTGGACCGGCAATAG